ACACATGATGCATGTTCTTTATCACCAATTTGTTCAATGGGACTTTGTAATTGTAATTGCAAAGCATCTTGATAACTTGATCCAGTCATTTTCAGAACTCATCTGAGAAATGTCTTGCACATGCATAGTGTCTTCTCTGTCTCAAAAATATCCAAAAGCAATTGCCGTGTAGACACCAACAAAAAGTAGTCAGTTTGGTACAGGTTGCAATCATGAAAATTTcgaggaaaaagaagagaaaaacgccgttgccggggatcgaacccgggtcacccgcgtgacaggcgggaatacttaccactatactacaacgacTTTACTTGTATCATAAATGGGTGCTCAAATCAAAATCCGGTAAATCATCAGAGCCCCTGCAAAAATCCTCTTTAACTTTCCTTTCTGTATTCCCAAATTGAAATTGAGGGGATGATATGATGGAGCTTCTAAAGCTCCCAATAATCTCACGTTCTACTGCTGCTGCAGCTTTATTTCTCTTCTACAAATCACCGGCAACATCCCATCTACCTGGTATACTCTCTCTCCCTGTAGCTCTGTATATTCAATTGTTATGGTTagagtttgtatttttttttcagtTCTCTGATTGGGTAATGTTTGGGTGTGTTAACAGTGACATGGGTGAAAACCCAGATGAGAAATCATACAGTTAGAACTTATGCTGCTGTCTCAAAGTATGGAAAGCTTCAATTACCTAAAAAGTAagtctttttttatgtttttctgtTGTGGGTTTTTGAGATAGGTAAAATTGGTATTGATTGGTTGAAGTAATTGGGAGAAATCGCTGTTCATGTTTAAATTTGTGTTTGAAGCTGTGAAATTGAAACTTCAGGTTAGATATTTTTGCTTAAAATTACTCATATGGTGTACATTTGGATTGTGGGTGTTTAAATTTGGGTAGATTCTGATGGTCTGATGTTGTTTGTTGCTAATTTGGAGTGAAATGTGTGGAAAAATTGGAAGATATTGCTTAAGGTACCTGAATGTAGTATGTAGTACTGATTTTCTTGTTGTTTACTTGAGGTTTGATTTAGGAAGAGTTTAATTCCTAAGGCTCGTAGTTGTTTGAATTTTAATTGAAGCCGAACCCTAAGTAGTATTCTTAACTAATCTGAACTTTGCTGTGGCAACTTTAAAATCCATACTTTGAGCTTGCTTCTGTTAGACATGCTAGAAACCCTATTCAAACTCTTCCTTAAGCACAAGTTAACCACGTCGTTTTGAAATATCAGGAAAAAGAGGCTGGATGAAGTTTGTCTTGAAAGATTTCAGCAATATAGTCGAACCTATATACAGTCTTGGATCATACAAGGTGAGTAAGTATCCATGTTTACATATTCGAGAATGGTTTTTTACAGTAGCAAATATTAGTTGAATGAACATACAAGTGTGTTCTCATTCTTGAAAATCCGTATTAGAGATTCACTGTCCTCAGAAACAGTAATGGAAGTTAATCTCTTTGTACTTTCTGTCTTTTATCTCGTTAATCCTACCGGAAATGCTATTTCAGGCAAAGTAATTGTTGATGGAAAAGTTGTAAATAAGGCTGGAACGCAGATTCCTGAGAAAGCAGTTGTAGAAATGAATGCGGAAATCCCAAAATATGTATGTAGGTGATAATTCTTCATACTCACTACAAAGTAGCAGTTTCAAAGTTCCTGCTCTCGTACACAACCAGAAAAATCATAAAGAGATTGATTTATCGTACTAATTTACAGGGGAGGGCACAAGTTAGAAGCAGCAATTGAACAGCTAAATGTTGATGTTGCCCGAAAAGTAGCTCT
This is a stretch of genomic DNA from Papaver somniferum cultivar HN1 chromosome 1, ASM357369v1, whole genome shotgun sequence. It encodes these proteins:
- the LOC113320188 gene encoding uncharacterized protein LOC113320188; protein product: MCGKIGRYCLRKKRLDEVCLERFQQYSRTYIQSWIIQGKVIVDGKVVNKAGTQIPEKAVVEMNAEIPKYVCRGGHKLEAAIEQLNVDVARKVALDAGLSIGGFTEYV